From the Leptolyngbyaceae cyanobacterium genome, the window CGCCTATTTTAGGTAACCCTTGATTGTTATCCGCGTCTCTTCTCGTGCAGCCAGCAAACAAAAAAATACCTACGCCGAAAGCTATTAATAAAGCTTTTTTCATCATCTAGTCTCTCTGCAAATTTATGTTTTGAAAAGTTAGCACCCCAAATTATGATAGTTTATCTTTAAAATGATAATTCTACTTTACTATAACTGCTAATCCAAACCCGATCGATTTTATCAATGTGTAAATCAACTACGCTGCATTTGATGGGGAGATTTAGAATCTCTGATTCCGGTTTTGACAAAAAGTTATTTTCCCAAATAGTTAAGAAGGATTACCATTAATTTCAGATTCTCACTTACCAGCCCAAATGCGACTAATTCTGTACGGCAAGCCCGGTTGCCACTTGTGCGAAGGCTTGCAAGAAAAGCTAGAACAAATTGAAAATCTCGACTTTCAGCTAGAGGTACGGGATATCACCACCCGCGAAGATTGGTTTGATGCTTTTCAATACGAAATTCCCGTCCTGTTTAGAGTTACAGCAGATCGTAATGACGTAGAAGAACCCCTACCCCGCCCTTCGCCTCGCGCTACGGTGCGGCAGTTGGAGCAAATGTTACAGAAATATTTAGACCATAATGATTCACAATAAGCCGAAAGCCCCCCTGAAGCTCCCCCACCAGCCAGAA encodes:
- a CDS encoding glutaredoxin family protein yields the protein MRLILYGKPGCHLCEGLQEKLEQIENLDFQLEVRDITTREDWFDAFQYEIPVLFRVTADRNDVEEPLPRPSPRATVRQLEQMLQKYLDHNDSQ